From the genome of Triticum aestivum cultivar Chinese Spring chromosome 3B, IWGSC CS RefSeq v2.1, whole genome shotgun sequence, one region includes:
- the LOC123070605 gene encoding uncharacterized protein yields MASSPARPAAASVSGAFGLPPDARCSFDQTRRRAEDSQDKRQLVRTFVNVYGQEGYPKEAVMAAVEECMRKQAEGLLHSLEGIGGRLSQLELYCYKLERSIGELRSDVMDYHSEGTVNFRCLDKNLRQVQKAVQMLQDKHEPADTAQQLAKLQIAHEFPARTNEATALSMLASRENVNDQSTQFANPEVSFVPIHQVNTMQSPAMPNQSSGGYILQQLVPVSLSTQHDQQHPSQAAVYYMQSQSQVNCTENKPSESFVQVMQPHVQNPEARVAVELPQKSSQPTEMYPPLQHHMLQMPAQHHESQAWRSQPPVAQQQHYSVQQVPPQMVQQKTSSPHAQSTPQVTLMYPQYSSQKPANATTEPLPRSLVGQSPYSSPQQKHHEVMPSFYGQGNTILLPTAEHNIQHQQPQQLQTQSQASCPPQPNKPSHCSVASYAVQGSGRAHTATYKNPAESPATVVAVLPQHSATAPMAFHHLGQQILHKNPYGSMFETTSVVGYPHDLVGSMTLPVVTADSSNMVDKLNAGSNVTSPRDWPA; encoded by the exons ATGGCGTCGTcccccgcgcgccccgccgccgcgtccGTCTCCGGCGCCTTCGGCCTCCCGCCCGACGCCCGCTGCTCCTTCGACCAGACGCGCCGCCGCGCCGAG GATTCGCAGGACAAGAGGCAGCTGGTGCGGACGTTCGTCAACGTGTACGGCCAGGAGGGCTACCCCAAGGAGGCCGTCATGGCGGCCGTCGAGGAGTGCATGAGGAAGCAGGCCGAGGGACTGCTGCATTCGCTCGAGGGCATCGGGGGGAGGCTCTCGCAGCTCGAGCTCTACTGCTACAAGCTCGAGCGCTCCATCGGGGAGCTGCGCAGCGACGTCATGGACTACCACAGCGAGGGCACCGTCAACTTCCGCTGCCTCGACAAGAATCTCAGACAG GTTCAGAAAGCTGTGCAGATGCTTCAGGATAAGCATGAGCCTGCTGACACGGCGCAGCAACTGGCCAAACTTCAAATAGCGCATGAATTCCCTGCTAGAACAAATGAAGCCACTGCCTTGTCGATGCTTGCTTCAAGGGAAAATGTCAACGATCAGAGCACACAATTCGCCAACCCTGAGGTTTCTTTTGTGCCAATTCACCAAGTTAATACCATGCAGTCTCCTGCTATGCCGAACCAAAGTAGCGGCGGTTATATTCTGCAGCAACTAGTGCCCGTCTCTTTGAGCACGCAACATGATCAGCAACATCCGAGCCAAGCTGCGGTGTACTATATGCAAAGCCAAAGTCAAGTGAACTGCACAGAGAACAAACCGTCCGAGTCTTTTGTTCAGGTTATGCAGCCGCATGTCCAGAACCCTGAAGCCAGGGTTGCAGTTGAGCTACCTCAGAAATCTAGTCAGCCAACGGAAATGTACCCTCCACTGCAGCATCATATGCTACAAATGCCTGCTCAGCATCACGAGTCACAGGCATGGCGATCACAGCCACCTGTCGCGCAACAGCAGCACTACAGTGTTCAGCAAGTCCCACCACAGATGGTTCAACAGAAAACATCTTCTCCTCATGCTCAAAGTACTCCTCAAGTCACGCTCATGTATCCTCAATACTCTTCTCAGAAGCCTGCCAATGCTACCACTGAGCCACTTCCGAGAAGTTTGGTTGGGCAGTCTCCATACTCTTCACCCCAGCAGAAGCATCATGAAGTCATGCCTTCGTTTTATGGCCAAGGCAACACAATTTTGCTTCCCACGGCAGAGCATAATATCCAGCATCAACAGCCACAGCAACTGCAAACGCAGAGCCAGGCCTCATGCCCACCTCAACCAAACAAGCCCAGCCACTGCAGTGTTGCATCATATGCTGTTCAGGGTAGTGGCCGAGCCCACACTGCCACATATAAGAATCCTGCTGAGAGCCCTGCAACTGTTGTTGCTGTTCTGCCTCAGCATTCGGCAACAGCTCCTATGGCGTTTCATCATTTGGGGCAACAAATCTTGCATAAGAATCCATATGGAAGTATGTTTGAAACGACCAGTGTAGTAGGGTATCCACATGATCTGGTTGGGAGTATGACGCTTCCAGTGGTGACTGCGGACTCCAGTAACATGGTTGATAAGCTCAATGCTGGTAGCAATGTTACATCCCCGCGAGACTGGCCTGCATAG